GTCCGTGGACTTTGAATTTTCCGATTTCCCAGTAAAAGTGTTCTCCTACTTCGATGGCTGCTAACAAATTGTTAGTTAGATTGATTGTATTTGTAAGTCCCATTAAGCAAGATTTTCCCTGATTGTAGGAATCTCAGACAATTTACCATAAAATTAACCCTTTACTCTGATTTATTTTTGCCACTGAGTAAACTACTGGGCAAAACATAGAACAGAATAGAGGCTTTATAGGTCATGAAACCTAGGAATATAGGCATGACTTGGAGTTGTTCCCGTTGGGTGGCGATAATCATTAGTCCGGCAAACAGTGCCAGACGGGTTGAGCCGATGCGTTTTTTGCCGCTGCCTACTTTTTCTACTTCCCTGGCTAACAGATTGAGATATACCAAGCCTACACATGCTCCTAGGAGGTAGTTTAATCCTGTGGATAGGGAGTAAAACACCCACACTAAGATGAAGCAGGATAGGGCGATAACTAAGGTGGCGATGAGAATACTATATTTGAGTTGATAGTATTCCGCCATGGAGTTATCTTGGGTGCTATCAACATCATTGTCTCTGTCTGTCAGAGTTTCTTGATTTTCTGTGGTGGGGGAAGTGTCTGAGGTAGTCACTAGGGGCGATCGCATTTACTTATGTTTATCGATATTTTAGCCACACAACAGTAACTAAAACCAGAGCCAATTGTATCATGAAATAAACCGTTAGTAATGAGTAAATAAATTTGAGAGGCAATAGGCAATGGGCAATAGGCAATGGGCAATGGGTAATGGGTAATAGGCAATGGGCAATAGGCAATGGGCAATAGGCAATAGGTAATGGGCAATGGGTAATGGGTAATGGGCAATGGGTAATGGGTAATGGGTAATGGGCAATGGGTAATGGGTAATGGGCAATGGGTAATGGGCAATAGGCAATGGTTGTTAATATCAGTTATAGGGAATTGTTAACGGTTGTAGTTTCAAGTATCTTCTTGAATCAGCCAATCTAAAAAGCGATTCCATGCCCACCAAATATCGTCGTCTCCATTAAGTTTTTGCCCTCTGGCGGAGTTGATATAACCCACATGACCACCATGGCGAGTTAAAATTAGTTGCAAATGGTGATTCTGACTAATTTCTTTTTCTAAATCGGGAATAATTGTGGGGCAAAACATG
The sequence above is a segment of the Cyanobacterium stanieri PCC 7202 genome. Coding sequences within it:
- a CDS encoding ptuative ATP synthase protein I (PFAM: ATP synthase I chain~KEGG: npu:Npun_F4857 ptuative ATP synthase protein I~SPTR: ATP synthase I), which codes for MRSPLVTTSDTSPTTENQETLTDRDNDVDSTQDNSMAEYYQLKYSILIATLVIALSCFILVWVFYSLSTGLNYLLGACVGLVYLNLLAREVEKVGSGKKRIGSTRLALFAGLMIIATQREQLQVMPIFLGFMTYKASILFYVLPSSLLSGKNKSE